In Brevibacillus brevis, a genomic segment contains:
- the glmU gene encoding bifunctional UDP-N-acetylglucosamine diphosphorylase/glucosamine-1-phosphate N-acetyltransferase GlmU — MSKIHAVVLAAGQGTRMKSKLYKVLHPVCGKPMVQHVVDTMATMQVEDIVVVVGHGADAVRAKLGEGVAYALQEEQLGTAHAVQQAAPFLQDKEGTTFLLYGDVPLLSTETLSALLTYHEEQGAAATVLTAVLPDPTGYGRIVRNEAGEVLRIVEHKDATEEERAIREINTGIYCYDNQKLWKALAEVKNDNAQGEYYVTDVVGILRDAGEKVAAFEAADPDETMGVNDRVQLSEAEAYMRRRIAVGHMRNGVTIVDPASTYIEADVTIGADTIIQPGTFLRGRTTIGTDCVVGPQADLTNVEVADGVSLTYTVMVDARVEHDSTIGPFAYVRPGSVIGPKAKIGDFVELKNAKIGEGSKVPHLSYVGDAEIGDGVNIGCGTITVNYDGAVKHKTIVQDGAFIGCNSNLVAPVTVGQNAYVAAGSTITQDVPDDALAIARERQVNKIDYANRMPRKGKKQS, encoded by the coding sequence ATGTCTAAGATCCATGCCGTGGTTCTGGCCGCTGGTCAGGGTACACGGATGAAATCGAAGCTGTACAAGGTCCTGCACCCTGTGTGCGGAAAGCCAATGGTCCAGCATGTGGTGGACACGATGGCAACCATGCAGGTGGAGGATATCGTTGTCGTCGTAGGTCATGGTGCTGACGCAGTCCGCGCCAAACTGGGCGAGGGCGTCGCATACGCACTGCAGGAAGAACAGTTGGGAACGGCGCATGCCGTCCAGCAGGCAGCGCCATTTTTACAAGATAAAGAAGGCACTACGTTTCTTTTGTACGGAGACGTCCCCCTCTTGTCTACGGAGACGTTGTCCGCCTTGTTGACCTATCACGAGGAGCAAGGAGCGGCTGCGACCGTATTGACCGCCGTGCTTCCGGACCCGACCGGTTACGGACGCATCGTGCGCAATGAGGCAGGCGAAGTATTGCGAATCGTGGAACACAAGGACGCCACCGAAGAGGAACGGGCGATCCGGGAAATCAACACGGGCATATACTGCTATGACAACCAAAAATTATGGAAAGCCTTAGCTGAAGTGAAAAATGACAATGCGCAAGGCGAATACTATGTGACAGATGTCGTCGGCATTTTGCGGGATGCGGGTGAAAAGGTGGCAGCCTTTGAAGCGGCAGATCCTGACGAAACGATGGGCGTGAATGACCGCGTGCAGCTGTCGGAAGCGGAAGCGTACATGAGACGCCGGATTGCGGTCGGCCATATGCGCAATGGCGTCACGATTGTGGATCCGGCCTCAACCTACATTGAGGCGGATGTGACGATTGGCGCTGACACGATCATCCAGCCGGGGACATTCTTGCGCGGGCGGACAACCATCGGCACGGATTGCGTCGTGGGGCCGCAGGCAGATCTGACGAATGTGGAAGTGGCAGACGGTGTCTCCCTGACATATACCGTCATGGTGGATGCTCGCGTGGAGCACGACAGCACGATCGGTCCTTTTGCTTACGTGCGTCCGGGGTCCGTCATCGGCCCGAAAGCTAAAATCGGCGACTTTGTCGAGCTGAAAAACGCCAAAATCGGCGAAGGCTCGAAAGTTCCGCACCTCAGCTACGTCGGGGACGCCGAAATTGGCGATGGAGTCAACATCGGCTGTGGAACGATTACCGTCAATTACGATGGCGCCGTGAAACACAAAACGATTGTCCAGGACGGCGCATTTATCGGCTGCAACTCCAATCTGGTGGCGCCGGTCACCGTCGGCCAAAATGCTTACGTGGCAGCAGGCTCGACGATCACCCAGGATGTGCCTGACGATGCACTGGCTATCGCTCGCGAACGACAAGTGAATAAAATCGACTACGCCAACAGAATGCCTCGCAAGGGCAAAAAGCAATCATAA
- a CDS encoding ribose-phosphate diphosphokinase produces MANYRDPKLKVFTCNANPELAKEIAEHIGVPLGNAQAVRFSDGECQIKLNESVRGCDVFVIQPTSAPVNEHLMELLVMVDALKRASAKSINVVIPYYGYARQDRKARARDPITAKLVANLIETAGAQRVITMDLHATQIQGFFDIPVDHLLGVPILAKHFSEKGLSDIVVVSPDHGGVTRARKLAERLEAPIAIIDKRRPEPNVAEVMNIVGNIEGKTAIIIDDIIDTAGTITLAANALVEAGARDVYACCTHPVLSGPAIERIANSKIRELIVTNSIPLTDEQIIDKITVLSVAPIIGEAIIRVHEELSVSKLFD; encoded by the coding sequence ATGGCTAACTACCGCGACCCAAAACTGAAGGTTTTTACGTGCAACGCAAACCCTGAACTGGCGAAGGAAATCGCCGAACACATCGGTGTACCGCTCGGAAATGCGCAGGCTGTGCGCTTTAGTGATGGCGAGTGCCAAATCAAATTGAATGAAAGCGTTCGCGGTTGTGACGTATTTGTTATTCAGCCAACATCTGCTCCCGTTAATGAGCATCTGATGGAGCTATTGGTGATGGTGGACGCCTTGAAACGCGCTTCCGCCAAGAGCATCAACGTGGTGATTCCGTACTACGGCTATGCGCGTCAAGATCGTAAAGCACGTGCGCGCGATCCGATCACGGCCAAACTGGTTGCCAACCTGATCGAGACAGCCGGCGCTCAACGCGTCATCACCATGGACCTGCATGCGACGCAAATCCAAGGTTTCTTCGACATCCCGGTCGATCATCTGTTGGGCGTACCGATTTTGGCGAAACATTTCTCCGAAAAAGGCTTGTCCGATATCGTGGTGGTTTCTCCCGACCATGGCGGCGTGACTCGCGCCCGCAAATTGGCGGAGCGCCTGGAAGCTCCTATCGCGATTATCGACAAGCGCCGTCCGGAGCCAAACGTAGCGGAGGTCATGAATATCGTGGGGAACATCGAAGGGAAAACCGCGATCATCATTGACGATATCATCGATACAGCCGGTACGATCACACTGGCGGCAAACGCTTTGGTGGAAGCAGGCGCGCGCGACGTATACGCTTGCTGTACGCACCCGGTTTTGTCCGGTCCAGCCATCGAGCGCATCGCCAACTCCAAGATTCGCGAGCTGATCGTGACCAACTCGATTCCGCTCACCGATGAGCAAATCATCGACAAAATCACCGTGCTCTCCGTAGCGCCGATCATCGGCGAAGCGATCATTCGCGTGCACGAAGAGCTGTCCGTGAGCAAGCTGTTCGACTAA
- a CDS encoding 50S ribosomal protein L25, translating to MEAIQAQTRAQGTGNSVKALRRNGWVPGIVYGSDMSNQEIQVQGKELDAALRRQATNKPYRLQVDGQTYDVMVYELQRHPVMGNILHADFKKINMNEKVFTTVPVLMTGDPELGVATLIRHSVEVSCLPGNIPESFTVDVDGLNIGDVVLVSDLSVPPGVELGLEATEVLISILPVKAKSEESIEAQHDAAEVAEAAGSTEQSNRV from the coding sequence GTGGAAGCGATTCAGGCGCAAACTAGGGCACAGGGAACGGGCAACTCGGTCAAGGCTCTGCGGCGAAACGGCTGGGTGCCTGGGATTGTCTATGGCTCAGACATGAGCAATCAGGAGATCCAGGTGCAAGGTAAGGAACTGGATGCGGCATTACGCCGTCAAGCAACAAACAAACCTTACAGATTGCAGGTGGATGGCCAGACGTACGATGTCATGGTCTACGAGCTGCAGCGCCATCCGGTGATGGGAAACATCCTGCATGCCGATTTTAAAAAGATTAATATGAATGAAAAGGTCTTTACGACCGTTCCGGTGTTGATGACAGGCGACCCTGAGCTGGGCGTCGCGACGCTGATTCGCCATAGCGTAGAGGTGAGCTGCCTGCCTGGCAATATTCCGGAGTCGTTTACAGTGGACGTAGACGGATTGAACATCGGCGACGTCGTGCTGGTCAGCGATCTCTCTGTTCCTCCGGGAGTGGAGCTGGGACTGGAGGCGACGGAAGTGCTGATCAGCATCCTGCCGGTGAAGGCAAAATCGGAGGAGTCCATCGAGGCGCAGCACGACGCAGCGGAAGTGGCGGAGGCGGCCGGCTCGACGGAGCAGTCCAATCGGGTATAA
- the pth gene encoding aminoacyl-tRNA hydrolase: MKLIIGLGNPGKKYEDTRHNAGFMAIDKISEKWGIPVQQNKFRALVGEGRIEGEKVLLAKPQTYMNLSGESVAEIMKFYKLIPDELVVIFDDLDMPTGQLRLREKGSAGGHNGIKSMIQHLGTQEFKRIKVGIGRPEPGRSVSDYVLQSFPAAERADINEAVSLAADAAAMWTREPFVKVMNHYNSLKR, from the coding sequence GTGAAACTGATCATCGGGCTGGGCAATCCCGGCAAGAAATATGAAGATACGAGACATAATGCCGGTTTTATGGCCATAGATAAAATAAGCGAGAAATGGGGTATTCCCGTCCAGCAGAACAAGTTCCGGGCACTTGTGGGCGAGGGCCGGATCGAGGGGGAAAAGGTGCTGCTGGCGAAGCCGCAGACGTATATGAACCTCTCGGGGGAATCCGTTGCGGAAATCATGAAGTTTTACAAGCTGATACCGGATGAGCTGGTGGTCATCTTTGACGATCTGGATATGCCGACCGGCCAATTGCGCTTGCGGGAAAAAGGCAGCGCAGGCGGCCACAACGGGATCAAATCCATGATCCAGCACCTGGGTACGCAGGAATTCAAACGCATCAAGGTAGGCATCGGACGTCCAGAGCCGGGCCGGAGCGTCAGCGATTACGTGCTGCAGTCGTTTCCGGCAGCCGAGAGAGCAGACATCAACGAAGCTGTCAGCCTGGCTGCAGATGCCGCTGCGATGTGGACCCGTGAGCCTTTTGTCAAAGTCATGAACCATTACAACAGCTTGAAGCGCTGA
- a CDS encoding anti-sigma-F factor Fin → MSIRYTCRCCGMKIAEFDETQVSEAQLGFDSLTPEDRALIISREQSGDTVVSITCDYCREALNQHPELSLVGNPLQ, encoded by the coding sequence ATGAGCATACGTTATACGTGTCGCTGCTGCGGGATGAAAATTGCGGAATTTGACGAAACACAGGTATCGGAAGCACAGCTCGGGTTTGATTCCTTGACCCCGGAAGATCGGGCTCTTATAATATCGAGAGAACAAAGTGGAGATACGGTCGTCAGCATCACGTGCGACTACTGCCGTGAAGCGCTGAATCAGCATCCAGAGCTTTCACTAGTCGGAAACCCGCTGCAATAA